The following nucleotide sequence is from Primulina tabacum isolate GXHZ01 chromosome 2, ASM2559414v2, whole genome shotgun sequence.
GTTTTTTAAAGAAATTACCTTTATGAAAATGCAAAAGCTAAAAATTAAtcactttaaaataaaaaataataattaatccCAACAATTATGTTATTTGTTTAAGTATGAGATTTTTAACTGTGTTGTATTTGAATGAGATGATTTGATATGACGAAGAAATTTGATTTGAAATAATATTCATCGCaagtatatatatttcaaattacatttaacttaatatatattttgtgtGCGAGGCACAacatacatttaaaatataatacaaTATTATTTTTCCTGTCAATAAAGCAAAGCCAAACCCAAAATGTACtttaattttcaatttcaattttaactaaaaaaaaaatatgttcaacAAAGAATTGAAGGATCGGGTGAGCAAGGAAAGAAACAAGTTAAAAAGAGACAGGTAATAACAAATCTAGAAGGCGGACATATTCCACACaagtaaataattaattatggaTAGGAAACCCCACCACCAATCAAATTCCCTATATTTTGATGTCCTTTTTCCCAACTGGGTTTGCTAATTAACtaattatttacaataaaattgaCAGCTGAAACTTATACTTAAGGTTtacatattatatttaatgtattCCACCAATAATATGTTTCTATAATTAAGACAGAAAAGGCTAACAAAATGGAGGTCGTTCCTGGGAAaagtttttatttctttaattcGATCTTTTAATACATCATTGACACCTCTCCCCAATACCTAGAAATAAATGTTAACGTTTCAGATATGCAAGCCAAATTTACaggtacacacacacacacacacaaaatctgcaggttaatttttaaatattacaaAACATTCATTTGGCCATGTGAATAACTTTATTGTcagaaatcaatttttttatttaattttacgaATTAAAACAGTTCAACAGGCAAAACTTCATTCGAGGTTATATCGTAatgaattttttgttttatatatataattttttatactaagtTCAAGTCCCATAACTTTAATTCTTAGATTCATCTTACTAGTGGTCATGAACTCGTTTTTCTTACCAACATTTTCTCACACAAGAATGTTTGCACAAGACTTATCTGTTAATTAACCAACTATTTAGATTACTATTAAGATAATTGTCAGTTCTCGATCGACTTCTTTGCCATTAAAGACTAGCGGTGCAAGGCGCTATGGCTTAAGGTTCCAGTTGTCCGTCGCGCGTCAAAGTGTATGGAAAAAAAAGATTACGAAAACATGACATATTTGTCATGTTGAGACCAAGGTGCGTGTGTAAGCAAATCAAGACAACTTTTGCCGACAACAATCCAAGAATTAATCCTCTCACTTAATTTGTTTCTTATTCTCAAATCATCAATTATCGGACTAAATTCCAACGACTGAAACTGATATTTAAGATCTCACTTGTAAAACGATCGATTTGGATAATAGATAAGATAAATGAAACTCGTAATATACCAATACCGCATGGCAGGACCATGTTAGGACACTTGTCctttattttagaaaaattgtTTCCATCACATTCTCGTTTTTTAGGTCTACATGGAACTAACAGACAAAAAAGTGAAGAAAAGTCCGAAAAAGTTtcctttttaaaatatttttttgatgcAATCTTTGGATCCCTTCGCAAAATAATCCATTCACTGACTACGTGGCAGTACATAAAAATATTCCAAAGTGACAACTCTATAAACTTCACATTTATTTGATCcagtttaaatttatatatgttaTGTTCGACATCTGTCCACAAGAAAAAAATTTGCATGTCGATGGAAGAGTAATGAACTTTGaatattcaaatataaaatttaaaaaagaatTATATATCTTGAGCAATTAAACgtaaaaatgatatttcgaTATGTGTATGTGTCTGTATATAAACCTAAATTAATCAGGCAAATTAatttagttatttttatttattttcaaaaatttattatCCATCTTGTTTTATAAAACCATATGTCGAACAATTTCAGATTATACTAAATCTAAACAAACATATATACCTTggcggagccagaaatatggAAGCCAgactagaattttaaactctagaatcttttaatattttaaattgatctacccggactactatcatattattccaaaatttacatataaattttttttaaaaaaaaatggacCAAGCCCGGGTACAAATCTATGTGTCTCCGCCtctgcatatatatatatatatatatatatatatatatatatatatatatatatattcgataGATATATGGTATAATTATGGTGTAGTCTAGAATCTTTGATAAGctggggaaatattgtttatacaatgaaaatcttcaattttatatttttatataaaatgtacatacatttttatacattcaatctttcattatgtatgaatatatatatgaatcatataatcttaaaaatcatattaaaaaaaatatagaacaTACACCACAAAATCATAGgataataaatcaatatatattaGTATCATAATAACTTATAACTATAATCATTTGTAGAACTTGAGTCAAAAATTGAATGAACAAATAGCAGTTGTTTTGCGCAGCGGTTTCAAATATCTATGTCTATTATACGAGTCGAACCGGTCGGTACATGTAGAGAATAAACATGATGTCTATATTAATTAACAAAACTTTAAATGCCCGAGATACCCAATGACCTCTACAAATTTACAAATGAAAAGCAGTCCGTGGGAGACGCTTGACTCCCCCACGTGTATCACATATTTGGTAGGTAAAAACCAAGGGCAAATATATCCATCTGCCACGTCTTACCCGCAGATAATCGGACACTTTACCACATGGCAGAATCTCTCGGATTCTCCCCGATCTAAACGTCGACGTTTCGTGTTCCCCTGTGGTGAGGAAACCCAACTATTTACCGAAAAGTGTCATCTTGCCCAATCCAAAGTAGACAACTGACCATTAGTTTCGCTTTCTTGAAACCGTTAATCATCAACTCCTGTCGTTTCAACGTGTCTCGCGTTCTGTATAAAATCTCAGTTGGGTTTTCGCCATTGCCGGCACTGAAAAATTTTAGCTGGGATTGTTATCAACCTAGCTAgagataatataatatattaatgagCGCGAGTTCGTCTCAGAAACTGCAAAAAATCGCGGATTCCGGTGATGATTCCTCGGATTCTGGGATACTAAACGAGCGAATACTTGTCCTGATCTTCCAGTTCTTGAAATGGGACATCCATGTCCTCTGCCAGGCGGCCTCCGTGAACCGGAGGCTCCGAGCGCTGGCGAAGCGGCTGCTGTGGCGCGAGCTTTGTCTGTACAGGGCGCCTCGGATGGTATCCACGTTGACAGAAGGTGCTCGGAACAGCAGTATGATCGGCGGGTGGCAGTCGCTGGCGAAGCTGCTGTTCTTCTGCGGGGGGTGTGAATCAACGGCCAATTTCGAGGTATCCCATTCCCGTCTGGGACACTTCGTGAAATCTACCCGGTTCTCGAAAACCTCCGGCCAGAGCTTCTTGTTCAAGAAATGCCGAGGAGACGTTCTGTACGTCAGCGATCCGTGTGAGCACCCGACGTCGGGGAAGGAAGACGATATCGGCATCTACAGAGGCGTGTTCCGGGAGTTCATGAAGTCGAGGACTAGGGAGTTCCTAATCGGAAGGCAGGTGGTTTTCGACGCCCGGCTGAGGTGTCCTTACTGTGCGGCGCGCGTGTGGAGCATGACGGAGGCTCGGCTGATCCCGAGGAAGAGCGCCGCCCGCCGGCTGGGGTCCAATGACGACGCTTTGGAGTATTTCGTTTGCTTGCATGGACACTTGCATGGGACCTGCTGGCTGGCTCACCTGTCGTCCGACGACGAGGATGGAGAGGACGACGATAACAGAGACGAGGATTCGAGTGAGAGTCCCGCCGCTGCCGACGACGGTTAATGATTTCAATCATGGCGATCGATCGATCGATGAAGCCGATCGAGTTGTGTTGTATGTGTTTTTAGAGTTGCATGATTTTCAATTCTGCATGCAAACTCGTCTTTCTATCACTTTATTGGTTCAGTATGGGATGCGTTTAATTATGCTTCAAATTTTGGAATCTTAACATTATACCATCCATATATTTACGGGCTTAAACTTTTCGAAATTATAGTTTTCTTCATATTGAATTTTGTATTGTTGTTCCCCAAGAATTTGAgtcaaaattttgagagaaatcaATTTTACCTAAGAATTTCAAGAATCTTAACTTTAAGGTAAATCATACATAGGGGTGggtacggtacggta
It contains:
- the LOC142537230 gene encoding EID1-like F-box protein 3 produces the protein MSASSSQKLQKIADSGDDSSDSGILNERILVLIFQFLKWDIHVLCQAASVNRRLRALAKRLLWRELCLYRAPRMVSTLTEGARNSSMIGGWQSLAKLLFFCGGCESTANFEVSHSRLGHFVKSTRFSKTSGQSFLFKKCRGDVLYVSDPCEHPTSGKEDDIGIYRGVFREFMKSRTREFLIGRQVVFDARLRCPYCAARVWSMTEARLIPRKSAARRLGSNDDALEYFVCLHGHLHGTCWLAHLSSDDEDGEDDDNRDEDSSESPAAADDG